Proteins from one Mycobacterium sp. EPa45 genomic window:
- a CDS encoding SDR family NAD(P)-dependent oxidoreductase — translation MASSAEANYWHPGSLSGHRAVVTGAARGVGRGITAALLERGASVLLVDRDPGVIGVAGSLADDQHAVPLVADLCDRSSYQHIVDVAVERFGGIDALINNAIATDEPKPFTDITMADYDLVFDIGPRATFFLMQAAYPVLKSGGGGSIVNFGSGSGTAGQKSFGAYAAAKEAIRGMSKVAALEWGIDNIRVNVVCPFANSEGVAGWSEAVPDIYNRIVKGVPLRRIGDTHADIGAVVAFLVSPDASYMTAQTINIDGGTGTFR, via the coding sequence GCGCGCGGGGTGGGCCGAGGTATCACCGCGGCACTGCTCGAACGCGGTGCGTCGGTCTTGTTGGTCGACCGCGACCCCGGAGTGATCGGCGTCGCGGGATCTCTTGCCGATGACCAGCACGCCGTGCCACTGGTCGCCGATCTGTGCGACCGCTCCAGCTATCAACACATCGTCGACGTCGCGGTCGAAAGGTTCGGCGGCATAGACGCTTTGATCAACAATGCGATCGCCACCGACGAACCGAAGCCGTTCACCGACATCACCATGGCCGACTACGATCTCGTGTTCGACATCGGCCCGCGCGCCACCTTCTTCCTCATGCAGGCCGCCTACCCGGTACTCAAATCCGGCGGCGGCGGGTCGATCGTGAATTTTGGATCCGGCAGCGGTACGGCCGGCCAGAAGTCTTTCGGCGCCTACGCCGCTGCCAAGGAAGCGATCCGTGGAATGTCCAAAGTCGCTGCGCTGGAATGGGGAATCGACAACATCCGGGTGAACGTGGTGTGCCCGTTCGCCAACTCCGAAGGCGTGGCCGGCTGGAGCGAAGCCGTCCCGGATATCTACAACAGGATTGTCAAGGGTGTCCCGCTGCGCCGGATCGGCGACACCCACGCCGACATCGGTGCGGTGGTGGCGTTCCTGGTCAGCCCCGACGCGTCGTACATGACCGCCCAGACCATCAACATCGATGGCGGAACGGGAACATTCCGGTGA